A genome region from Nicotiana tabacum cultivar K326 chromosome 13, ASM71507v2, whole genome shotgun sequence includes the following:
- the LOC107777284 gene encoding calmodulin-binding transcription activator 3-like isoform X3, with translation MADSRRYGLNAQLDIDQILLEAQHRWLRPAEICEILKNYQKFRIAPEPPNRPPSGSLFLFDRKVLRYFRKDGHSWRKKKDGKTVKEAHERLKAGSIDVLHCYYAHGEENENFQRRSYWMLEEEMSHIVLVHYREVKGNRTNFSRTREPQEAAPRFQETDEDVHSSEVDSSASTKFYPNDYQVNSQVTDTTSLSSVQASEYEDAESAYNQHPTSGFHSFLDAQPSMTQKAGEGLAVPYHPIPFSRNKSGNTANTYIPSRNLDFPSWETTSVNNPAAYQSYHFQPSSQSGANNMTHEQGNTKTGQVFLNDFKRQERQNRIDGLGDWQTSEGDAAFISKWSMDQKLHPDLASDHTIRSSAAYNVELHNSLEASHILPSHQDKHPMQNELPSQLSDPNVGGSLNADLDHNLSIGVRTDHSSLKQPLLDGVLREGLKKLDSFDRWMSKELEDVSEPHMQSNSSSYWDNVGDDDGVDNSTIASQVQLDTYMLSPSLSQDQFFSIIDFSPSWAFAGSEIKVLITGKFLKSQPEVEKCSWACMFGELEVPAEVIADGVLRCHTPIQKAGRVPFYITCCNRLACSEVREFEFRVTEGQDADVANANSCSSSESLLHMRFGKLLSLESTVSLSSPPRSEDDVSHVCSKINSLLNEDDNEWEEMLNLTYENNFMAEKVKDQLLQKLLKEKLRVWLLQKVAEGGKGPNVLDEGGQGVLHFAAALGYDWAIPPTIAAGVSVNFRDVNGWTALHWAASYGRERTVGFLISLGAAPGALTDPTPKHPSGRTPADLASSNGHKGIAGYLAESSLSFHLSSLELKEMKQGENVQPFGEAVQTVSERSATPAWDGDWPHGVSLKDSLAAVRNATQAAARIHQVFRVQSFQRKQLKEHGGSEFGLSDEHALSLLALKTNKAGQHDEPVHTAAVRIQNKFRSWKGRRDYLLIRQRIIKIQAHVRGHQVRNKYKNIIWSVGILEKVILRWRRKGSGLRGFKPEATLTEGSDTQDRPVQEDDYDFLKEGRKQTEQRLQKALARVKSMVQYPEARDQYRRLLNVVSDMKDTTTTSDGAPSNSVEAADFGDDLIDLDDLLDDDTFMSTAP, from the exons ATGGCTGACAGTAGGCGTTATGGTCTTAATGCTCAATTAG ATATTGATCAGATACTCTTAGAAGCACAACATAGATGGCTACGCCCTGCTGAAATTTGCGAAATTCTTAAAAACTATCAGAAGTTCCGGATTGCTCCAGAGCCTCCAAATAGGCCTCCAA GTGGTTCACTGTTTCTTTTTGATCGGAAGGTTTTGCGGTATTTTCGCAAAGATGGCCATAGCTggagaaagaaaaaagatgggaagactgtGAAGGAGGCTCACGAGAGGCTCAAG GCTGGAAGCATTGATGTATTGCACTGCTACTATGCCCATGGAGAAGAGAATGAGAATTTCCAAAGGCGCAGCTATTGGATGCTCGAAGA GGAAATGTCACATATTGTTCTTGTCCACTACAGGGAAGTTAAG GGTAACAGGACAAATTTTAGCCGTACCAGAGAACCTCAAGAAGCTGCTCCTCGTTTCCAAGAAACTGATGAAGATGTACACAGCTCTGAGGTGGACAGTTCTGCATCTACAAAATTTTATCCAAATGATTACCAAGTGAACTCACAAGTCACTGACACGACCAGTCTTAGCAGTGTGCAGGCCTCAGAATATGAGGATGCTGAATCAG CGTACAATCAACATCCAACTTCTGGATTTCACTCATTTCTTGATGCTCAGCCAAGTATGACGCAGAAAGCTGGAGAGGGCCTTGCTGTACCTTATCATCCGATTCCCTTCTCAA GAAATAAGAGTGGAAACACAGCAAATACATATATACCCAGCAGGAACCTTGACTTCCCATCATGGGAGACAACTTCAGTTAATAATCCTGCTGCATATCAGTCTTACCATTTCCAGCCTTCTAGCCAGTCAGGTgcaaataatatgacacatgaaCAAGGAAACACTAAAACGGGTCAAGTATTCTTAAATGACTTCAAAAGACAGGAACGTCAGAACCGCATTGACGGCCTGGGAGACTGGCAG ACTTCTGAAGGTGATGCTGCATTTATATCGAAGTGGTCCATGGATCAGAAGTTGCATCCGGATTTGGCATCTGATCATACCATCAGGTCTAGTGCTGCATATAATGTAGAACTTCACAATTCCTTAGAGGCTTCTCATATACTTCCTTCCCACCAAGATAAACATCCAATGCAGAATGAACTTCCATCACAACTTTCAGATCCAAATGTTGGAGGCTCTCTAAATGCTGATTTAGATCACAATCTAAGCATAGGGGTCAGAACCGATCATTCATCTTTAAAACAACCTTTGTTAGATGGCGTCTTGAGAGAAGGTTTAAAGAAGCTTGATAGCTTTGACCGGTGGATGAGTAAGGAACTTGAAGATGTAAGTGAGCCACATATGCAATCCAATTCTAGTTCCTATTGGGATAATGTCGGAGATGACGATGGAGTTGATAATTCCACAATTGCTTCGCAAGTGCAGTTAGACACCTACATGCTAAGTCCTTCACTCTCCCAAGATCAGTTCTTTAGCATTATTGATTTCTCACCAAGCTGGGCATTTGCTGGGTCAGAAATTAAG GTTCTCATCACTGGGAAGTTTTTGAAATCCCAGCCAGAAGTGGAGAAGTGTAGTTGGGCATGCATGTTTGGTGAGTTGGAAGTTCCAGCAGAAGTAATAGCTGATGGTGTTCTACGCTGCCATACACCTATTCAAAAGGCGGGAAGGGTTCCATTTTATATAACATGTTGCAATAGGTTGGCATGTAGTGAAGTAAGAGAATTTGAATTTCGGGTTACTGAGGGCCAAGATGCTGATGTTGCAAATGCAAATAGTTGCAGCTCCAGTGAAAGTCTTCTTCATATGAGATTCGGAAAATTATTATCTTTGGAATCCACTGTTTCCCTAAGTTCTCCACCTCGCAGTGAGGATGATGTTTCCCATGTGTGCAGTAAAATCAATTCATTGCTAAATGAGGATGACAATGAGTGGGAAGAAATGTTGAACCTTACTTATGAGAACAACTTTATGGCGGAGAAGGTAAAAGACCAGCTCCTACAAAAGCTTCTAAAAGAGAAGTTGCGTGTTTGGCTCCTCCAAAAGGTTGCTGAAGGCGGGAAAGGCCCTAATGTACTGGACGAGGGTGGTCAAGGAGTCCTACATTTTGCAGCCGCTCTTGGTTATGACTGGGCTATACCACCTACTATAGCTGCAGGTGTAAGTGTCAATTTCCGAGATGTGAATGGATGGACTGCACTCCATTGGGCAGCATCATATGGAAG AGAGCGGACAGTGGGTTTCCTCATCTCCTTAGGTGCAGCTCCTGGAGCATTGACAGATCCTACTCCTAAACATCCTTCAGGAAGAACACCTGCTGACTTGGCTTCTAGCAATGGACATAAAGGAATTGCTGGTTATTTAGCAGAGTCTTCCTTAAGCTTCCACCTTTCTTCTCTCGAGTTGAAGGAAATGAAGCAGGGTGAGAATGTGCAACCCTTTGGAGAGGCTGTTCAAACAGTTTCTGAACGGTCAGCTACGCCAGCTTGGGATGGTGACTGGCCACATGGAGTCTCATTGAAGGATTCTCTAGCTGCTGTTCGTAATGCAACTCAAGCAGCTGCTCGTATTCACCAAGTCTTCAGGGTGCAGTCGTTCCAGAGGAAACAGCTAAAAGAACACGGTGGCAGTGAATTTGGACTATCAGATGAGCATGCTCTCTCTCTTCTTGCTTTGAAGACAAACAAGGCTGGTCAACATGATGAGCCGGTACACACTGCTGCGGTGCGTATACAAAATAAATTTCGCAGTTGGAAGGGAAGAAGAGACTATCTTCTAATCCGCCAACGAATTATTAAAATTCAG GCTCATGTAAGAGGACACCAGGTAAGGAACAAATACAAAAACATAATATGGTCTGTGGGGATCTTAGAGAAGGTAATTTTGCGATGGAGGCGGAAAGGAAGTGGATTGCGTGGGTTTAAACCAGAAGCAACACTTACTGAAGGAAGCGACACGCAAGATCGACCAGTGCAGGAGGATGACTATGATTTTTTAAAAGAAGGCAGAAAGCAAACTGAGCAAAGGTTGCAGAAGGCTCTGGCAAGGGTAAAGTCGATGGTTCAATATCCTGAGGCCAGGGATCAATATCGAAGGCTGCTGAATGTTGTGTCCGACATGAAGGACACCACG ACTACGAGTGATGGTGCACCAAGCAACTCGGTGGAAGCAGCTGATTTCGGTGATGATTTGATCGATCTTGACGATCTATTGGACGACGACACTTTTATGTCTACAGCACCTTGA
- the LOC107777284 gene encoding calmodulin-binding transcription activator 3-like isoform X2: protein MADSRRYGLNAQLDIDQILLEAQHRWLRPAEICEILKNYQKFRIAPEPPNRPPSGSLFLFDRKVLRYFRKDGHSWRKKKDGKTVKEAHERLKAGSIDVLHCYYAHGEENENFQRRSYWMLEEEMSHIVLVHYREVKGNRTNFSRTREPQEAAPRFQETDEDVHSSEVDSSASTKFYPNDYQVNSQVTDTTSLSSVQASEYEDAESAYNQHPTSGFHSFLDAQPSMTQKAGEGLAVPYHPIPFSNDHQVQFAGSSDMDFFSIAPGNKSGNTANTYIPSRNLDFPSWETTSVNNPAAYQSYHFQPSSQSGANNMTHEQGNTKTGQVFLNDFKRQERQNRIDGLGDWQTSEGDAAFISKWSMDQKLHPDLASDHTIRSSAAYNVELHNSLEASHILPSHQDKHPMQNELPSQLSDPNVGGSLNADLDHNLSIGVRTDHSSLKQPLLDGVLREGLKKLDSFDRWMSKELEDVSEPHMQSNSSSYWDNVGDDDGVDNSTIASQVQLDTYMLSPSLSQDQFFSIIDFSPSWAFAGSEIKVLITGKFLKSQPEVEKCSWACMFGELEVPAEVIADGVLRCHTPIQKAGRVPFYITCCNRLACSEVREFEFRVTEGQDADVANANSCSSSESLLHMRFGKLLSLESTVSLSSPPRSEDDVSHVCSKINSLLNEDDNEWEEMLNLTYENNFMAEKVKDQLLQKLLKEKLRVWLLQKVAEGGKGPNVLDEGGQGVLHFAAALGYDWAIPPTIAAGVSVNFRDVNGWTALHWAASYGRERTVGFLISLGAAPGALTDPTPKHPSGRTPADLASSNGHKGIAGYLAESSLSFHLSSLELKEMKQGENVQPFGEAVQTVSERSATPAWDGDWPHGVSLKDSLAAVRNATQAAARIHQVFRVQSFQRKQLKEHGGSEFGLSDEHALSLLALKTNKAGQHDEPVHTAAVRIQNKFRSWKGRRDYLLIRQRIIKIQAHVRGHQVRNKYKNIIWSVGILEKVILRWRRKGSGLRGFKPEATLTEGSDTQDRPVQEDDYDFLKEGRKQTEQRLQKALARVKSMVQYPEARDQYRRLLNVVSDMKDTTTTSDGAPSNSVEAADFGDDLIDLDDLLDDDTFMSTAP, encoded by the exons ATGGCTGACAGTAGGCGTTATGGTCTTAATGCTCAATTAG ATATTGATCAGATACTCTTAGAAGCACAACATAGATGGCTACGCCCTGCTGAAATTTGCGAAATTCTTAAAAACTATCAGAAGTTCCGGATTGCTCCAGAGCCTCCAAATAGGCCTCCAA GTGGTTCACTGTTTCTTTTTGATCGGAAGGTTTTGCGGTATTTTCGCAAAGATGGCCATAGCTggagaaagaaaaaagatgggaagactgtGAAGGAGGCTCACGAGAGGCTCAAG GCTGGAAGCATTGATGTATTGCACTGCTACTATGCCCATGGAGAAGAGAATGAGAATTTCCAAAGGCGCAGCTATTGGATGCTCGAAGA GGAAATGTCACATATTGTTCTTGTCCACTACAGGGAAGTTAAG GGTAACAGGACAAATTTTAGCCGTACCAGAGAACCTCAAGAAGCTGCTCCTCGTTTCCAAGAAACTGATGAAGATGTACACAGCTCTGAGGTGGACAGTTCTGCATCTACAAAATTTTATCCAAATGATTACCAAGTGAACTCACAAGTCACTGACACGACCAGTCTTAGCAGTGTGCAGGCCTCAGAATATGAGGATGCTGAATCAG CGTACAATCAACATCCAACTTCTGGATTTCACTCATTTCTTGATGCTCAGCCAAGTATGACGCAGAAAGCTGGAGAGGGCCTTGCTGTACCTTATCATCCGATTCCCTTCTCAA ATGATCATCAAGTACAGTTTGCAGGAAGTTCTGATATGGATTTCTTCTCGATCGCACCAGGAAATAAGAGTGGAAACACAGCAAATACATATATACCCAGCAGGAACCTTGACTTCCCATCATGGGAGACAACTTCAGTTAATAATCCTGCTGCATATCAGTCTTACCATTTCCAGCCTTCTAGCCAGTCAGGTgcaaataatatgacacatgaaCAAGGAAACACTAAAACGGGTCAAGTATTCTTAAATGACTTCAAAAGACAGGAACGTCAGAACCGCATTGACGGCCTGGGAGACTGGCAG ACTTCTGAAGGTGATGCTGCATTTATATCGAAGTGGTCCATGGATCAGAAGTTGCATCCGGATTTGGCATCTGATCATACCATCAGGTCTAGTGCTGCATATAATGTAGAACTTCACAATTCCTTAGAGGCTTCTCATATACTTCCTTCCCACCAAGATAAACATCCAATGCAGAATGAACTTCCATCACAACTTTCAGATCCAAATGTTGGAGGCTCTCTAAATGCTGATTTAGATCACAATCTAAGCATAGGGGTCAGAACCGATCATTCATCTTTAAAACAACCTTTGTTAGATGGCGTCTTGAGAGAAGGTTTAAAGAAGCTTGATAGCTTTGACCGGTGGATGAGTAAGGAACTTGAAGATGTAAGTGAGCCACATATGCAATCCAATTCTAGTTCCTATTGGGATAATGTCGGAGATGACGATGGAGTTGATAATTCCACAATTGCTTCGCAAGTGCAGTTAGACACCTACATGCTAAGTCCTTCACTCTCCCAAGATCAGTTCTTTAGCATTATTGATTTCTCACCAAGCTGGGCATTTGCTGGGTCAGAAATTAAG GTTCTCATCACTGGGAAGTTTTTGAAATCCCAGCCAGAAGTGGAGAAGTGTAGTTGGGCATGCATGTTTGGTGAGTTGGAAGTTCCAGCAGAAGTAATAGCTGATGGTGTTCTACGCTGCCATACACCTATTCAAAAGGCGGGAAGGGTTCCATTTTATATAACATGTTGCAATAGGTTGGCATGTAGTGAAGTAAGAGAATTTGAATTTCGGGTTACTGAGGGCCAAGATGCTGATGTTGCAAATGCAAATAGTTGCAGCTCCAGTGAAAGTCTTCTTCATATGAGATTCGGAAAATTATTATCTTTGGAATCCACTGTTTCCCTAAGTTCTCCACCTCGCAGTGAGGATGATGTTTCCCATGTGTGCAGTAAAATCAATTCATTGCTAAATGAGGATGACAATGAGTGGGAAGAAATGTTGAACCTTACTTATGAGAACAACTTTATGGCGGAGAAGGTAAAAGACCAGCTCCTACAAAAGCTTCTAAAAGAGAAGTTGCGTGTTTGGCTCCTCCAAAAGGTTGCTGAAGGCGGGAAAGGCCCTAATGTACTGGACGAGGGTGGTCAAGGAGTCCTACATTTTGCAGCCGCTCTTGGTTATGACTGGGCTATACCACCTACTATAGCTGCAGGTGTAAGTGTCAATTTCCGAGATGTGAATGGATGGACTGCACTCCATTGGGCAGCATCATATGGAAG AGAGCGGACAGTGGGTTTCCTCATCTCCTTAGGTGCAGCTCCTGGAGCATTGACAGATCCTACTCCTAAACATCCTTCAGGAAGAACACCTGCTGACTTGGCTTCTAGCAATGGACATAAAGGAATTGCTGGTTATTTAGCAGAGTCTTCCTTAAGCTTCCACCTTTCTTCTCTCGAGTTGAAGGAAATGAAGCAGGGTGAGAATGTGCAACCCTTTGGAGAGGCTGTTCAAACAGTTTCTGAACGGTCAGCTACGCCAGCTTGGGATGGTGACTGGCCACATGGAGTCTCATTGAAGGATTCTCTAGCTGCTGTTCGTAATGCAACTCAAGCAGCTGCTCGTATTCACCAAGTCTTCAGGGTGCAGTCGTTCCAGAGGAAACAGCTAAAAGAACACGGTGGCAGTGAATTTGGACTATCAGATGAGCATGCTCTCTCTCTTCTTGCTTTGAAGACAAACAAGGCTGGTCAACATGATGAGCCGGTACACACTGCTGCGGTGCGTATACAAAATAAATTTCGCAGTTGGAAGGGAAGAAGAGACTATCTTCTAATCCGCCAACGAATTATTAAAATTCAG GCTCATGTAAGAGGACACCAGGTAAGGAACAAATACAAAAACATAATATGGTCTGTGGGGATCTTAGAGAAGGTAATTTTGCGATGGAGGCGGAAAGGAAGTGGATTGCGTGGGTTTAAACCAGAAGCAACACTTACTGAAGGAAGCGACACGCAAGATCGACCAGTGCAGGAGGATGACTATGATTTTTTAAAAGAAGGCAGAAAGCAAACTGAGCAAAGGTTGCAGAAGGCTCTGGCAAGGGTAAAGTCGATGGTTCAATATCCTGAGGCCAGGGATCAATATCGAAGGCTGCTGAATGTTGTGTCCGACATGAAGGACACCACG ACTACGAGTGATGGTGCACCAAGCAACTCGGTGGAAGCAGCTGATTTCGGTGATGATTTGATCGATCTTGACGATCTATTGGACGACGACACTTTTATGTCTACAGCACCTTGA
- the LOC107777284 gene encoding calmodulin-binding transcription activator 3-like isoform X1 → MADSRRYGLNAQLDIDQILLEAQHRWLRPAEICEILKNYQKFRIAPEPPNRPPSGSLFLFDRKVLRYFRKDGHSWRKKKDGKTVKEAHERLKAGSIDVLHCYYAHGEENENFQRRSYWMLEEEMSHIVLVHYREVKGNRTNFSRTREPQEAAPRFQETDEDVHSSEVDSSASTKFYPNDYQVNSQVTDTTSLSSVQASEYEDAESAYNQHPTSGFHSFLDAQPSMTQKAGEGLAVPYHPIPFSTDDHQVQFAGSSDMDFFSIAPGNKSGNTANTYIPSRNLDFPSWETTSVNNPAAYQSYHFQPSSQSGANNMTHEQGNTKTGQVFLNDFKRQERQNRIDGLGDWQTSEGDAAFISKWSMDQKLHPDLASDHTIRSSAAYNVELHNSLEASHILPSHQDKHPMQNELPSQLSDPNVGGSLNADLDHNLSIGVRTDHSSLKQPLLDGVLREGLKKLDSFDRWMSKELEDVSEPHMQSNSSSYWDNVGDDDGVDNSTIASQVQLDTYMLSPSLSQDQFFSIIDFSPSWAFAGSEIKVLITGKFLKSQPEVEKCSWACMFGELEVPAEVIADGVLRCHTPIQKAGRVPFYITCCNRLACSEVREFEFRVTEGQDADVANANSCSSSESLLHMRFGKLLSLESTVSLSSPPRSEDDVSHVCSKINSLLNEDDNEWEEMLNLTYENNFMAEKVKDQLLQKLLKEKLRVWLLQKVAEGGKGPNVLDEGGQGVLHFAAALGYDWAIPPTIAAGVSVNFRDVNGWTALHWAASYGRERTVGFLISLGAAPGALTDPTPKHPSGRTPADLASSNGHKGIAGYLAESSLSFHLSSLELKEMKQGENVQPFGEAVQTVSERSATPAWDGDWPHGVSLKDSLAAVRNATQAAARIHQVFRVQSFQRKQLKEHGGSEFGLSDEHALSLLALKTNKAGQHDEPVHTAAVRIQNKFRSWKGRRDYLLIRQRIIKIQAHVRGHQVRNKYKNIIWSVGILEKVILRWRRKGSGLRGFKPEATLTEGSDTQDRPVQEDDYDFLKEGRKQTEQRLQKALARVKSMVQYPEARDQYRRLLNVVSDMKDTTTTSDGAPSNSVEAADFGDDLIDLDDLLDDDTFMSTAP, encoded by the exons ATGGCTGACAGTAGGCGTTATGGTCTTAATGCTCAATTAG ATATTGATCAGATACTCTTAGAAGCACAACATAGATGGCTACGCCCTGCTGAAATTTGCGAAATTCTTAAAAACTATCAGAAGTTCCGGATTGCTCCAGAGCCTCCAAATAGGCCTCCAA GTGGTTCACTGTTTCTTTTTGATCGGAAGGTTTTGCGGTATTTTCGCAAAGATGGCCATAGCTggagaaagaaaaaagatgggaagactgtGAAGGAGGCTCACGAGAGGCTCAAG GCTGGAAGCATTGATGTATTGCACTGCTACTATGCCCATGGAGAAGAGAATGAGAATTTCCAAAGGCGCAGCTATTGGATGCTCGAAGA GGAAATGTCACATATTGTTCTTGTCCACTACAGGGAAGTTAAG GGTAACAGGACAAATTTTAGCCGTACCAGAGAACCTCAAGAAGCTGCTCCTCGTTTCCAAGAAACTGATGAAGATGTACACAGCTCTGAGGTGGACAGTTCTGCATCTACAAAATTTTATCCAAATGATTACCAAGTGAACTCACAAGTCACTGACACGACCAGTCTTAGCAGTGTGCAGGCCTCAGAATATGAGGATGCTGAATCAG CGTACAATCAACATCCAACTTCTGGATTTCACTCATTTCTTGATGCTCAGCCAAGTATGACGCAGAAAGCTGGAGAGGGCCTTGCTGTACCTTATCATCCGATTCCCTTCTCAA CAGATGATCATCAAGTACAGTTTGCAGGAAGTTCTGATATGGATTTCTTCTCGATCGCACCAGGAAATAAGAGTGGAAACACAGCAAATACATATATACCCAGCAGGAACCTTGACTTCCCATCATGGGAGACAACTTCAGTTAATAATCCTGCTGCATATCAGTCTTACCATTTCCAGCCTTCTAGCCAGTCAGGTgcaaataatatgacacatgaaCAAGGAAACACTAAAACGGGTCAAGTATTCTTAAATGACTTCAAAAGACAGGAACGTCAGAACCGCATTGACGGCCTGGGAGACTGGCAG ACTTCTGAAGGTGATGCTGCATTTATATCGAAGTGGTCCATGGATCAGAAGTTGCATCCGGATTTGGCATCTGATCATACCATCAGGTCTAGTGCTGCATATAATGTAGAACTTCACAATTCCTTAGAGGCTTCTCATATACTTCCTTCCCACCAAGATAAACATCCAATGCAGAATGAACTTCCATCACAACTTTCAGATCCAAATGTTGGAGGCTCTCTAAATGCTGATTTAGATCACAATCTAAGCATAGGGGTCAGAACCGATCATTCATCTTTAAAACAACCTTTGTTAGATGGCGTCTTGAGAGAAGGTTTAAAGAAGCTTGATAGCTTTGACCGGTGGATGAGTAAGGAACTTGAAGATGTAAGTGAGCCACATATGCAATCCAATTCTAGTTCCTATTGGGATAATGTCGGAGATGACGATGGAGTTGATAATTCCACAATTGCTTCGCAAGTGCAGTTAGACACCTACATGCTAAGTCCTTCACTCTCCCAAGATCAGTTCTTTAGCATTATTGATTTCTCACCAAGCTGGGCATTTGCTGGGTCAGAAATTAAG GTTCTCATCACTGGGAAGTTTTTGAAATCCCAGCCAGAAGTGGAGAAGTGTAGTTGGGCATGCATGTTTGGTGAGTTGGAAGTTCCAGCAGAAGTAATAGCTGATGGTGTTCTACGCTGCCATACACCTATTCAAAAGGCGGGAAGGGTTCCATTTTATATAACATGTTGCAATAGGTTGGCATGTAGTGAAGTAAGAGAATTTGAATTTCGGGTTACTGAGGGCCAAGATGCTGATGTTGCAAATGCAAATAGTTGCAGCTCCAGTGAAAGTCTTCTTCATATGAGATTCGGAAAATTATTATCTTTGGAATCCACTGTTTCCCTAAGTTCTCCACCTCGCAGTGAGGATGATGTTTCCCATGTGTGCAGTAAAATCAATTCATTGCTAAATGAGGATGACAATGAGTGGGAAGAAATGTTGAACCTTACTTATGAGAACAACTTTATGGCGGAGAAGGTAAAAGACCAGCTCCTACAAAAGCTTCTAAAAGAGAAGTTGCGTGTTTGGCTCCTCCAAAAGGTTGCTGAAGGCGGGAAAGGCCCTAATGTACTGGACGAGGGTGGTCAAGGAGTCCTACATTTTGCAGCCGCTCTTGGTTATGACTGGGCTATACCACCTACTATAGCTGCAGGTGTAAGTGTCAATTTCCGAGATGTGAATGGATGGACTGCACTCCATTGGGCAGCATCATATGGAAG AGAGCGGACAGTGGGTTTCCTCATCTCCTTAGGTGCAGCTCCTGGAGCATTGACAGATCCTACTCCTAAACATCCTTCAGGAAGAACACCTGCTGACTTGGCTTCTAGCAATGGACATAAAGGAATTGCTGGTTATTTAGCAGAGTCTTCCTTAAGCTTCCACCTTTCTTCTCTCGAGTTGAAGGAAATGAAGCAGGGTGAGAATGTGCAACCCTTTGGAGAGGCTGTTCAAACAGTTTCTGAACGGTCAGCTACGCCAGCTTGGGATGGTGACTGGCCACATGGAGTCTCATTGAAGGATTCTCTAGCTGCTGTTCGTAATGCAACTCAAGCAGCTGCTCGTATTCACCAAGTCTTCAGGGTGCAGTCGTTCCAGAGGAAACAGCTAAAAGAACACGGTGGCAGTGAATTTGGACTATCAGATGAGCATGCTCTCTCTCTTCTTGCTTTGAAGACAAACAAGGCTGGTCAACATGATGAGCCGGTACACACTGCTGCGGTGCGTATACAAAATAAATTTCGCAGTTGGAAGGGAAGAAGAGACTATCTTCTAATCCGCCAACGAATTATTAAAATTCAG GCTCATGTAAGAGGACACCAGGTAAGGAACAAATACAAAAACATAATATGGTCTGTGGGGATCTTAGAGAAGGTAATTTTGCGATGGAGGCGGAAAGGAAGTGGATTGCGTGGGTTTAAACCAGAAGCAACACTTACTGAAGGAAGCGACACGCAAGATCGACCAGTGCAGGAGGATGACTATGATTTTTTAAAAGAAGGCAGAAAGCAAACTGAGCAAAGGTTGCAGAAGGCTCTGGCAAGGGTAAAGTCGATGGTTCAATATCCTGAGGCCAGGGATCAATATCGAAGGCTGCTGAATGTTGTGTCCGACATGAAGGACACCACG ACTACGAGTGATGGTGCACCAAGCAACTCGGTGGAAGCAGCTGATTTCGGTGATGATTTGATCGATCTTGACGATCTATTGGACGACGACACTTTTATGTCTACAGCACCTTGA
- the LOC142168277 gene encoding uncharacterized protein LOC142168277 produces MPSYIANFLSKGISDHSPVSISLLNLKNNRYKAFKYCNTWSQYPQFLVKVEEVWKQSLEGHMMYQVVSKTRSLKNSLKDLNKQYFRNIVTDANEDRDALKQVHEALQQHPGDKKLQQLEKEKYQQFRKSSYLAEIFLQQRSKATWIRLGDDNTRYFFLVIDHKKLQQAITQLQDKNRIICTNSEDIAQILVEFYQDLLGKKSLKRVRAFKSFLHNDPRLILGQQVALV; encoded by the coding sequence ATGCCATCTTATATAGCTAATTTCTTGTCGAAAGGGATCAGTGATCACAGTCCAGTAAGTATTTCTTTGTTAAATTTGAAGAACAATAGATATAAGGCATTTAAATACTGTAATACTTGGTCACAATATCCACAATTTCTGGTCAAAGTAGAGGAGGTGTGGAAGCAGTCACTGGAAGGGCATATGATGTACCAAGTAGTAAGCAAAACGAGGAGTTTAAAGAACAGTCTTAAAGATTTGAATAAGCAATATTTCAGGAATATAGTTACAGATGCTAATGAAGACAGGGATGCACTAAAACAAGTACATGAAGCATTACAGCAGCACCCAGGGGATAAGAAACTACAACAACTTGAAAAAGAGAAGTACCAACAATTTAGAAAGAGTTCATATCTTGCTGAAATTTTCCTACAACAAAGAAGTAAGGCAACGTGGATTAGGCTAGGTGATGATAACACGAGATACTTTTTCTTGGTGATAGACCATAAGAAATTGCAACAAGCAATCACACAACTGCAAGACAAGAATAGAATCATATGCACTAATTCAGAGGATATTGCACAGATATTGGTGGAGTTCTATCAAGATTTACTTGGTAAAAAGTCTTTGAAAAGGGTAAGAGCTTTCAAGAGTTTCTTACACAATGATCCTAGATTAATACTTGGGCAACAAGTTGCCTTAGTCTAG